TACATATAATCATATATTATTAATATTCCTTTGAAATACTGTAGATATTGGAACGCTATGTTTTTCGTAAGATAAAATAACTTCCTCTTGATACAGGGGATTTTGAAAATATAACATTAAGCTATTTTTCTTTTTCTTGATAGACCAAGACCGACTAAACCAAGACCCAGTAATGTAACTGAAATTGGTGCAGGAACTTGTACTGGAGGACCAGTAAACTGGATAAATAAATCCCCATCAATAGCACTGAAAATAGGGTTATCTAAAGAGGAAATATTCGCATATGTCGTTGATTCAAACTGCAACGTAAAACTATCTGTATTGGCATAAGTTAATAAAACAGCACCTGATGTATCAGTTTCAGCAAAGTTAGTACCCGGACCTTCAAACAGAATAGTAGCACCCATATCAGTAGCAGTTAAACTTGCCGCGTTAGTACCAGTGATATAGGACATTAAGCCATCACTTTTAAATACCCGTAACTCTTCACTTTGTTGGTTACCGATATTGTCTAACTCACCATCAACATCGTAGGCAATAATATTTAATTCATTGGCCATTATTGGAGTTGTAAAAGTATTAGATAGGCCAGCGGTACCATCAAATAATTCAAAAACAAATTCTAGTCCACCATTTGCTTCTTGATTGCCCGGTAATGAGCTATCCCTACGATAAAGAAAACCATGATCCCCATTTGGCTCAGCACCGCTTGTATTCGAATAATTTGGTGCCTGCCAATCAGACACATAATCACCAAACACTGTAGCAGTAACCTTAGCATCAATAGTGCTACCGCCACTCATACCTACATTTGTATAGTGAACAACCGCATCTGAGGTTGCCAGATGACCGGTATCCCAATAAATAGTCTTATCAAAGTTAACGTTATATGGGTTTGAAAAATCAAGGTCCACAGGCACTGCATAAGCAGATGTGGTTACGAGTATAGTACTCGCTAATAATGATTTACAGAGTATATGTTTCATTTCACGCTCCTAGGTAAATCCGCTTTTTATAGCCACTTTTCGTAAATATTGTGGCGATAATTGCGGTTGGCTACTATCCTAAAGCAAATGGTGTGCCTATTATTTTTTTGTTAAATTAAACAACGCAATAGATTTATCTAATGTTTTTTCCTATCTAAATATTTATTAATTGTAAATCTTATCGACACTCTATTTGAATACTTAATTTGTTATCCTCGATGGTGCTGGATAGAAAATGTAATGAGTGATTTAAAGATATAACGGCGCTATTAAACAGAAAAACCCCGTTAGCAGGGGCCAACGGGGTTTCTTTGTGTTTACTATGTGTTTATTATTTTATGAAGAGCCCTGTACTTCGGATCTCTTGTGCTTCACGCCAACCACCTAACCACTGACCTCGCGAATCTGCGCTTTGAAATGGACAAACTTCATTCGACCTACCTGCTGTTCCAGCTTGATAACCTTTCGAATATGCTCTTTCCAAACGATCTCGTTTCTGTCTCTTCATTCTAGATTCCTCAAAAAATGTTTAACTTAAACTTGAGACTTTCCAAGCCTCTATTAAGTAATAGGTTAAGATAATCGACAAATCAAATAAAAAAGCCGCAGTAATGAAATTACTGCGGCTTTATGAAACAAAGCGTAATATTTAACGTTTAACGTTTAACGTTTAAAACGACGAAACAAAAGCAACATAGTAGGTAACAATATGAACCAACTCATACTACCACCACTGCGCGAATATTCTTCTTTAGCTTTGATAGGGCACTGTGATGTCGTGGACATATTAGCCAATTCATCCGCAGTGATTGTCATCGTTAATACAACAGGAGTAGACCCGAGCCTATTCTTATAGTTATCAATGTTCTTATAATCGAAAGCATTAGACACGACAACTACATTTCCATTGACGTCAGGATCACTAATACTGATCGCGTTAGAAAATCTGTATTTAACATCACTGTCATCGATACCTTGACAATATAAATCATCTAAATATGCTGATTTTTTAGTTTTGTAGTCATAGATAAATGCACTTTGAAAACGTGGAGAACCTTCTGCTGTTGGTGATTTTTCCCCTCGATCATCACGCCAACCAACAACGATACCGTCATTATTGATTTTACTCACCTGTGAACTCGCACCTTTAATAGGGTTGGCCATGAATGGGTAACGTGTTTCTTGTGTTTTTACATCATAAGTAAAAAACTCAGTTGCATAACTTCTGTTTTGAGGCTGGTTATAGGTACGGTTGCCAACAACGATGAATGCTTGAGAGTCACTATTTGTACCATCTGCAATAGCAAATGATGAACTAGCTGAGGCATAAACAGTATCTGTAATATCAATCGCAACGGTATCGCGAATTACGCTATTATAATCACTACCCGCATCCGTTTTAGGCTTTGTGATTTCAGTCATCGCATAAGAAAGCGCATCTTTGGATTCAACAGTTGGCTTAAATATGGTTGCACGAGCACGACCACCACTTGTCGATTCGTAAATCTGTTGCGTAGAAAAACCAACGGCAAAGCCTGATGTGTTAATCGCATAAGCATTAGCAATAAATGTTGCGCTGCTACCTGCACTTAACCAATTCCTTTTACCAGTAAGGTATGAAGCAGTAGTGCCTTTTTCATCCCAAAAGCTTGCTTGTAGATCAAAGCCAGGACAATTATATAGTTGATCATAATCTGCTCTGCTATCATTAACTGCTGAGTTAAAACAGCGATTAAAACGACCAGTATCATTAGCGTTTGACCACTGTACACTTGCTTGACCAACAATCAGTTTCTTTTCGAACTCAACCGAATGTTCGCTGTTTTTAACTTTGACATTTGCGGCATCATACGCAGAACTAAAACCGCCATTTTCAGTAAACTCTGGTACAAGCGGTGTTTTACCATAATAACCACGTCGAACAATCTTGCCTGCTGAAGTCCCATAACCAACTTCCACTGCGCCATCTAACGCCGTGACTTTACGTGATAGGGGTAAACTTGCTGGAGGCACTTCAATTGTGTTTACTGAGCTCGTCGTTTCTGATTCATAAGAACCATTGTAATCGCCATAGGTATTTAAGATATTACGACGCCAAACGAATAGGCCATCACTATTATCTGCCTTTGACCCATTCCAGAACATCTTACACACATCAGAATCAGAAACGCAATATTCGTTATATGTCCAAGGCGCACCAATATCGTATGAAAATTGTTGTGCATATTTCTGAGTGTACGTCGCGCTGGTCATCGTACCAGTAGCAGCACTTGACGTGTCCATTGCTGACACATATGGACCAAAGTCGTGAGCACCACTGCTGTCTACAACAATAGCGGTGGTTGAAGCCACCGCAGTTGTACACAATACGAGACTAATAATCCCTGCTAGCTTAGTCTTTTTTAAAAGCATTATGTTTAGATTTCCTTAGCCTTTCATTTCTTCAAGCTCTTCCCAACGCGCAAATGCAGTCTCTAGTTCTTGCTCTTTACTCGCAAGATGTTCAAGCATTGCTTTTGTTTCGTCAGCAGGCTTATTAAAGAAATCAGGTTGATTAATTTCAGCTTGCAAAGTTTCAACTAGTGCTTCAAGTTGTTCCATTTTTGCAGGCAGTTTATCAAGTTCAACTTGAATGTTATAAGGCAGTTTCTTTGTTTTAACAGCCTTAACTGGTTTTTCTTGTTTTACTGGCTTTTCAACTACCTCAGATTTTACCTTTGGCTTTGCTGACATAGATTGCGTATTTGCTTGTTGATTCTTAGCATCATGGTAACCACCAACAAAGTTAGTGATGTTACCTTCACCATCAAACATCCAGCAACTTTCTACTGTGTTATCAATAAAGTTACGGTCATGGCTTACTAATAATAACGTACCCTGATAATTGGCAAGTAATTCTTCTAAAAGTTCCAATGTTTCGATATCTAAATCATTGGTTGGTTCATCCATAATCAAAAGATTAGATGGTTTTAGGAATAGTTTTGCTAACAACAGACGGTTACGTTCGCCACCAGACAGTACTTTAACTGGTGTACGTGCACGTTGTGGGTGGAATAAGAAGTCTTGTAAATAACCGAGTGCATGACGCGGTTTGCCATTTACTACAACTTCTTGTTTACCGTCAGCTAAATTGTCTATTACTGTTTTTTCAAGATCGAGTTCTGTACGATGTTGATCGAAGTAAGACACTTCTAACTTAGTGCCACATTTGATGATACCTGCTTGTGGTTGTAATTCTTCAAGCAATAACTTGATTAATGTACTCTTACCACAACCGTTTGGACCAACGAATGCAATTTTATCGCCACGCATAATGTTAAAGGTAAAGTCGTTAACGATTTTCTTGTTTTCGTAAGCGTAGAATACGTCTTCGCCTTCAAAGATACGTTTACCTGAGCGTGATGTTTCATCAACGGTAATTTTCGCTTTACCTTGTACGTTCAATCGTTCGCTACGTTCGTTACGCATTTCTTTAAGTGCTTTAACGCGACCTTCATTACGTGTACGACGTGCTTTAACACCTTGACG
This Moritella sp. 5 DNA region includes the following protein-coding sequences:
- a CDS encoding DUF3466 family protein, translating into MLLKKTKLAGIISLVLCTTAVASTTAIVVDSSGAHDFGPYVSAMDTSSAATGTMTSATYTQKYAQQFSYDIGAPWTYNEYCVSDSDVCKMFWNGSKADNSDGLFVWRRNILNTYGDYNGSYESETTSSVNTIEVPPASLPLSRKVTALDGAVEVGYGTSAGKIVRRGYYGKTPLVPEFTENGGFSSAYDAANVKVKNSEHSVEFEKKLIVGQASVQWSNANDTGRFNRCFNSAVNDSRADYDQLYNCPGFDLQASFWDEKGTTASYLTGKRNWLSAGSSATFIANAYAINTSGFAVGFSTQQIYESTSGGRARATIFKPTVESKDALSYAMTEITKPKTDAGSDYNSVIRDTVAIDITDTVYASASSSFAIADGTNSDSQAFIVVGNRTYNQPQNRSYATEFFTYDVKTQETRYPFMANPIKGASSQVSKINNDGIVVGWRDDRGEKSPTAEGSPRFQSAFIYDYKTKKSAYLDDLYCQGIDDSDVKYRFSNAISISDPDVNGNVVVVSNAFDYKNIDNYKNRLGSTPVVLTMTITADELANMSTTSQCPIKAKEEYSRSGGSMSWFILLPTMLLLFRRFKR
- the rmf gene encoding ribosome modulation factor translates to MKRQKRDRLERAYSKGYQAGTAGRSNEVCPFQSADSRGQWLGGWREAQEIRSTGLFIK
- a CDS encoding PEP-CTERM sorting domain-containing protein, whose protein sequence is MKHILCKSLLASTILVTTSAYAVPVDLDFSNPYNVNFDKTIYWDTGHLATSDAVVHYTNVGMSGGSTIDAKVTATVFGDYVSDWQAPNYSNTSGAEPNGDHGFLYRRDSSLPGNQEANGGLEFVFELFDGTAGLSNTFTTPIMANELNIIAYDVDGELDNIGNQQSEELRVFKSDGLMSYITGTNAASLTATDMGATILFEGPGTNFAETDTSGAVLLTYANTDSFTLQFESTTYANISSLDNPIFSAIDGDLFIQFTGPPVQVPAPISVTLLGLGLVGLGLSRKRKIA
- a CDS encoding ABC transporter ATP-binding protein, coding for MAVITLQNACLAFGDLPLLNHADAVFERKERVCLVGRNGAGKSTMMKVIGGEIQLDDGVLRIEQDAVVSRLEQDPPKVSGVTIFDFVAGGLADIGQVLKDYHHQAILVGEDYSEKALNKLMRLQEELDNRNGWEFEQNIEQVLTRLDLEADMLLDDLSGGWLRRAALARALASKPDILLLDEPTNHLDIESILWLEEFLKDFAGTIIFVSHDRSFIRSMATRIIDIDRGNLMSFPGNYDEYLVGKEEALRVEDEQNALFDKRLAQEEVWIRQGVKARRTRNEGRVKALKEMRNERSERLNVQGKAKITVDETSRSGKRIFEGEDVFYAYENKKIVNDFTFNIMRGDKIAFVGPNGCGKSTLIKLLLEELQPQAGIIKCGTKLEVSYFDQHRTELDLEKTVIDNLADGKQEVVVNGKPRHALGYLQDFLFHPQRARTPVKVLSGGERNRLLLAKLFLKPSNLLIMDEPTNDLDIETLELLEELLANYQGTLLLVSHDRNFIDNTVESCWMFDGEGNITNFVGGYHDAKNQQANTQSMSAKPKVKSEVVEKPVKQEKPVKAVKTKKLPYNIQVELDKLPAKMEQLEALVETLQAEINQPDFFNKPADETKAMLEHLASKEQELETAFARWEELEEMKG